Below is a window of Gossypium hirsutum isolate 1008001.06 chromosome A12, Gossypium_hirsutum_v2.1, whole genome shotgun sequence DNA.
gatggattattaaggcatcctgctgattctttagcttggaaattgtttgacagtaaatttccaagctttgcgaGCGATCCTcgaaatgtgaggcttgggcttgCAACTGATggctttaatccttttaaaatcatgaatacttcgtacagtacttggcctgtagtgcttgttccttacaatttgcctccatggatgaagatatttataaTAACATTTGTTATATGATCTCTTACTCCAAATTCCCttccaaaattataaaataataatataaaaaattgcaCATAAATTCAAAATTCTAGATAATTATCAACAGTACTTGAAAATATTTTCCCATTCAACAATACTTAATTACATtgaatatacaaaataatttacaAAAGAAACATACTTTCAATATTATAAGAATTCTTGACACAATCAAATCCTATATGAATAGCTGTAAAGGATGCGTTTGAAATCGAGGTGCGATATTTGTGCCAAGCCAACCAAAGGATACGTTTTCAAATACAATGCCTGTAGTTTCCAAATGCACCCATGCTGTGCCATGTTATCATCTGAAATTAACTTCTCGGTTCATCCGCACATGTTACGGCTCCTCCCTTCGCCGTCAACCGTTGACCCTTCTAGTTTCTCATGCGGCGAGTGTAACCGCAAAAGGTCAGGGAGGGTTTACCATTGCACCACATGCGATTACCATCTCCATGCAGTTTGTGCCAAGAACATGGTGAATGGGCTTCAAGCCAATGGTATCAAGGGCATGGACAAGCCGAGCATGTTGGGGATTGCCGCGAGGCTCGCATCTCAAGTGGTGATTGAGTTCATCGGAGGGCTGATCAAAGGGTTCGGGGAAGGTGTTGGGCAAGTGTTGGTTCAAACCACGGTCCAAGAAAGGTGCTACAGTAATAGATCATCTAGGGCTACATAAAATGctcctaattaattaattaattaagactATATAGTATTTATTAATTGATATTTCTTTGACAtgttggatttttatttttattttttgtttaacaGTTGATGGGAGCTTAGGGTTTATAGTTTGAAGATGGGGAAGTGTTGCAGCTATTCATATAGGATTTGATTGTGTCAAGAATTCTTATAATATTGAAAGTATGTTTcttttgtaaattattttatatattcaatGTAATTAAGTATTGTTGAATGGGAAAATATTTTCAAGTATTATTGATAATTATCTAGAATTTTGAATTTATgtgcaatttttttatattattattttataattttggaaGGGAATTTGGAGTAAGAGATCATATAACAaatgttattataattaaaaccAATCATAGAACAAACTTAGATGAagatatccctagtactagtacacaacatcaatgggttcgacatgatgtggatgaagatatttacgaataatgatgtagtaagattttacgattttttaattatatgtactattataattttaatcttagtcatgttatataatttaactattttatatgtactattattgttgtaatttgttactaaaactttaactattttatgtgtattgtaggaaaaatgcgtagaagaagattacgagatttaagtattgtccaaaatactccaaattcagaagaagcaaatagtgaacagcagacagttgttggatcttcgaatgtgccggagacaTTTGACGAgcctgaagaatttcaaagtaatgttaagttaattttccatgtgttgacttttattattaattttttgtcaattttaatataataatagtatatcatttttcagctgaaagtggtgagACGCGTAgagttcgaggacgtacgctgCTTAGAGATATATACAACTTAGATCCTGTCGAGCAtgtcaaagtaagtagaaatactcatggtcagcctgttggatctgaagctcgacttttagtagtctatttgggcattttagcacgaaatgccaatatgttgcccatcaactactaatcatggcatcacatgcctgatagcaacaaaaatcaggctctcgctaatattaaggtaacaaactGTAaaag
It encodes the following:
- the LOC107925225 gene encoding uncharacterized protein — its product is MRLKSRCDICAKPTKGYVFKYNACSFQMHPCCAMLSSEINFSVHPHMLRLLPSPSTVDPSSFSCGECNRKRSGRVYHCTTCDYHLHAVCAKNMVNGLQANGIKGMDKPSMLGIAARLASQVVIEFIGGLIKGFGEGVGQVLVQTTVQES